The Candidatus Binatus sp. genomic interval ACGACTGTTACCGGTGCTACTTGGTGTGATCGCGATCGCGGTCGGCGGATTCGAGCGATCGGCTCGCGCCGATTTGCTGATTAACGGCGCTGGCGCGACCTTCCCGTATCCGATCTACTCGAAATGGTTCGACGTTTACGCGAAAGAAAATCCCGGCATCAAGTTCAACTATCAATCGATCGGCTCCGGCGGTGGCATTCGGATGCTGTCGAATCGCACCGTCGATGTGGGCGCGACCGACGCGCCCCTGACCGACGCACAGCTCGCCGCCGCTCCGGCAAACATCCTGCATTTTCCGTCCGTAATGGGCGCCGATGTGATCGCCTACAACCTGCCGGACTTCAGCGGCACGATGCGCCTGACAGGGCCGGTCATCGCCGACATCTTCATGGGCAAGATCACCAAATGGGACGACGACAAGATTAAGGCACTGAATCCCGGCGCGTCGATTCCTTCGACCGACGTCGTGGTATGCCATCGCTCGGACGGTAGCGGCACCTCGTACATCTTCACCGACTACCTATCCAAGGTTAGTCCTGGCTGGTCGTCTGATGTCGGCAAAGGCACCTCGGTCAAGTGGCCGGCCGGACTAGGCGGCAAGGGCAATGAAGGCGTTACCGCCCTGGTCCAGCAGACGCCCGGCGCGATCGGCTATGTCGAGTTGATTTACGCGCTCAACAACAAGATCCCGTTCGCCGAGATTCAGAACAAGGCGGGTAACTGGGTGCAGGCGAGCCTTGAAGGTGTGACCGCCGCGGCCGCATCGGGCTCAGGCAATATGCCGGCCGATTTTCGCGTGTCGATCACGGAGGCGCCGGGAGCCGACGCTTATCCGATCTCATCCTTCACGTGGCTGCTGGTCTATCAGAAGCAGACCAAGAAGGACGTCGGCGAGCAGATCAAGAAATTTCTGCAGTGGGCGCTGCACGACGGACAAAAATACGCGCCCGAACTGAAGTACGCGCCGCTACCGGCGGCAGTGGTTCAAAAGGAAGAGGCACAGCTGCAGACAATTCAGGTTCCTTAGGCAGTAGGTAGCGACAATCGAAGTGAATCGATAACGGCCTTTGGCCGCATCGCGGAGGTGTGTCCGCGATTCAGGAAATCAGGACGTGGGAGGGAAAAATGATCATAGGTGTGAGACTCGCTAGAAAAGGCAAAAGGAGCTCTGTCGGGATCCTTGGCGTCTTGCTGATGCTTGCCGGACTGCTAGCGCCAGCTATCGTGCAGGCTGCCAGCGACAAGACGGTCACGCTCTACGCCGATCCGGCTACCGGCCAGGTCTTCATGAAGCCGGCGCGCAATCGCGTCAGGATCGGCGACTACATCCCGGCGCAATCGACGCAGGAGATCGAGCGCCGGATCGAGATGAAGACCCAGCAGCAGCTTGAGCAAGATCGCAATGCGATGAAGGCCGAGATGGAGCAGCGCCGCGTTCAGCAGCAGCAGTGGAACGCCGAGATGGCCAAGCAGGTCGGCGAGATACAGCCGTTCGCGCGCGAGTTCGGCGATCGTTGGTACAAGAAGATCTCGGTCGGCACGCTGGTCTTCGCCGACTATCGCTACATGACTCACACCGGCTTTGGGCCAGGGTTTCTCGATACCCCGCAGACCTGGCCGGGGGTTGGGAACAACAGCTTTAGTTCGTTCGACATTTCGCGAGCTTATCTGGATTTCAAGTTCACGCCCGACGACAATTTCATGATGCGCGTTACCACCGACGCTTACGCGACCATCGGGACTGCCAGCGGCGATGCAGTCGGCAAGAACACCAGTTGGGGGAGTCAGCTCGACGGTAACCTCGGTATCCGTCTGAAGTACGCCTATCTCGACTACAACACCTTCTTCAAGAAAGTGCTCAAGGTCGCGCCGATGAGTGAAGACAAGTTCACTTTCGGCCAGGAGCAGAACCCGCTAGTCGATTGGGAAGAAGCCCTCTATGGCTTCCGCTACGTCAATCTGATTCCGTGGAACTATCTGAGCCTAAGCTCGACGCAGGACGGCTTCTCGATGAAGGGTCCGATCAAGTTCAACGAGTTGCAGTACGCCGACTATGACATCGGCGTGTTCAACGACGCGAACTTCCATCAGTTCGAGCAGAGCAACTACAAGCAGGTGATGGGTAGAATCTCAGCCTACCCCTTTGGCGCCAAGTCGCGCTTCCAAGGCCTGGGCATCACCGGCTTCTACAACTACGGCTATGCTAATAAGCCGGCCGATCTAAATGGCGGCCCCAACAACGCCGGCCGCACCGGCAATCTGCAGCGCATCGCAGTGCTGATGCACTATACGGCGGAGACCTGGGGAATCGCGGGCGAGTGCGACAGCGGCCACAACGCGTTCAGCAGCGGCAATATGTTCTCAGGCAGCGGTCCACTCGATCAGTTCACGACGCCGGCGAAGCCTACGGGCTTTGCGCAATTCGACACGATGGCGAAAGGCATCCTCGACAACGGCCAGGCGAACCAGGAAGGATGGGATTTCTTCGGCCACTACGACATCCCGCACACTCCGTTTACGATATTCGGCATGTACCAGCAGTTCCTGCCGAATACCAACGCGAGCAAGAACCCGCTCGACTTCTACCGATGGGTAGCTGGTGTTCAGTACCTGGTTAACAAGAACCTGCGTTTCGCCATTGACAGCCAGAACCTGACTTACTATCACGACCAGTTCACGTTCCCGGGCAGCGAGTTAACGGCTCTCTCCGGAAAGGGGCAAAAGGACACTGAATTTGCGGTGCCGCGCGACACTCACGCGTTGATGCTGAACATGGAGTTCAAATACTAACCCGAATCGAAGACGGGCACGGCCGCGCGGGCGTCAGCAATGACGCCCGCATTTTTTTGCGCTGAACCACCCGCTCAGAATCATTCGCAATCGTGATAGAATCTCTCCCGCTGTGGCCGACAAGGTAATC includes:
- the pstS gene encoding phosphate ABC transporter substrate-binding protein PstS; the encoded protein is MQKRRLLPVLLGVIAIAVGGFERSARADLLINGAGATFPYPIYSKWFDVYAKENPGIKFNYQSIGSGGGIRMLSNRTVDVGATDAPLTDAQLAAAPANILHFPSVMGADVIAYNLPDFSGTMRLTGPVIADIFMGKITKWDDDKIKALNPGASIPSTDVVVCHRSDGSGTSYIFTDYLSKVSPGWSSDVGKGTSVKWPAGLGGKGNEGVTALVQQTPGAIGYVELIYALNNKIPFAEIQNKAGNWVQASLEGVTAAAASGSGNMPADFRVSITEAPGADAYPISSFTWLLVYQKQTKKDVGEQIKKFLQWALHDGQKYAPELKYAPLPAAVVQKEEAQLQTIQVP
- a CDS encoding cell envelope integrity protein TolA, which codes for MLAGLLAPAIVQAASDKTVTLYADPATGQVFMKPARNRVRIGDYIPAQSTQEIERRIEMKTQQQLEQDRNAMKAEMEQRRVQQQQWNAEMAKQVGEIQPFAREFGDRWYKKISVGTLVFADYRYMTHTGFGPGFLDTPQTWPGVGNNSFSSFDISRAYLDFKFTPDDNFMMRVTTDAYATIGTASGDAVGKNTSWGSQLDGNLGIRLKYAYLDYNTFFKKVLKVAPMSEDKFTFGQEQNPLVDWEEALYGFRYVNLIPWNYLSLSSTQDGFSMKGPIKFNELQYADYDIGVFNDANFHQFEQSNYKQVMGRISAYPFGAKSRFQGLGITGFYNYGYANKPADLNGGPNNAGRTGNLQRIAVLMHYTAETWGIAGECDSGHNAFSSGNMFSGSGPLDQFTTPAKPTGFAQFDTMAKGILDNGQANQEGWDFFGHYDIPHTPFTIFGMYQQFLPNTNASKNPLDFYRWVAGVQYLVNKNLRFAIDSQNLTYYHDQFTFPGSELTALSGKGQKDTEFAVPRDTHALMLNMEFKY